One genomic window of Spirochaetae bacterium HGW-Spirochaetae-1 includes the following:
- a CDS encoding two-component system sensor histidine kinase CreC, giving the protein MSMGIRTRFLLGFFVIFATGFYFLADFIANEIRPRYLETVEESMIDTAHLLASLLETRIKDNRIDTTDLRSMFTAAFKKKFSARIYAFKKSGIQINVYVTDYRGIVLYDSRDGRDVGKDYSRWNDVYNTLRGKYGARSTRLAPQDPSSSSLYVAAPVTHRDRIIGVLTVVKPEQSVSMFMDLARKKIITALILLCLVFILLSVALSMWINRPIMQLTRYIRSLKEQKRAALPRLSGKEIRLLGESFEDMKNELEGRKYTEHYVQTLTHELKSPLSSIIASAELLTEDMDADQRIRFTGTILHEARRILKLIDRLLQLSSLENRRELRDVQDVHALTLLEEILASLEPIVKKGGQSIVLYIDKSHTLKGERFLIYHSLMNILSNAVHFSHNGGTITVTSSRRGSFLDISIIDEGTGIPDYAMDKIFDKFYSLPDPDNRKKGTGLGLSFVKEALSLHDGEIIIYNNRERGVTVRLSFPASN; this is encoded by the coding sequence ATGAGCATGGGCATACGCACCAGGTTTCTCCTGGGATTCTTCGTCATCTTCGCAACGGGTTTTTATTTCCTGGCCGATTTCATAGCCAACGAGATCAGGCCCCGATACCTGGAGACTGTAGAAGAATCCATGATCGATACGGCCCACCTCCTGGCATCCCTGCTGGAGACGCGCATAAAAGACAACCGCATCGATACCACAGACCTGCGTTCCATGTTCACCGCTGCCTTCAAGAAAAAATTCTCGGCGCGGATATACGCCTTCAAAAAAAGCGGCATCCAGATAAACGTATATGTCACGGACTACCGCGGGATCGTTCTCTACGATTCCAGGGATGGGCGCGACGTGGGCAAGGATTACTCCCGCTGGAACGATGTGTATAACACGCTCCGGGGAAAATACGGCGCCCGCTCCACGCGCCTCGCCCCCCAGGACCCATCGAGCAGTTCCCTCTACGTGGCAGCGCCTGTCACACACCGTGACAGGATAATCGGCGTCCTCACCGTGGTGAAACCGGAGCAAAGCGTTTCAATGTTCATGGACCTGGCCAGAAAAAAAATAATTACGGCGCTGATACTGCTCTGCCTGGTCTTTATCCTCCTCAGCGTCGCTCTTTCCATGTGGATAAACAGGCCCATCATGCAGCTCACGCGCTATATCCGGTCGCTAAAGGAGCAGAAGCGCGCCGCACTGCCGCGCCTCTCGGGAAAGGAAATCCGGCTGCTGGGAGAATCCTTCGAAGACATGAAAAATGAACTGGAGGGCAGAAAATATACCGAACACTATGTGCAGACCCTGACCCACGAGCTGAAGAGCCCCCTCTCATCCATCATCGCCTCGGCAGAACTCCTCACTGAAGATATGGACGCGGACCAGCGGATTCGATTTACCGGCACTATTCTGCACGAGGCCCGCAGAATATTGAAGCTCATAGACCGCCTCCTGCAGCTGTCGTCCCTGGAAAACCGTCGCGAGCTCCGTGACGTACAGGATGTGCATGCTCTGACCCTCCTCGAGGAAATTCTTGCAAGTCTGGAACCCATTGTAAAAAAAGGGGGGCAGAGCATAGTCCTTTACATCGACAAGAGCCACACACTGAAAGGAGAACGATTCCTCATCTATCATTCCCTAATGAATATCCTCTCCAATGCCGTCCATTTTTCGCATAATGGCGGCACTATTACCGTCACTTCGTCACGACGGGGATCTTTTCTCGATATCAGCATTATCGATGAGGGTACAGGAATCCCCGATTATGCCATGGATAAAATCTTCGATAAGTTCTATTCCCTGCCCGATCCCGATAATCGAAAGAAAGGTACCGGCCTGGGTCTTTCCTTCGTAAAGGAGGCTCTGTCCCTCCATGATGGTGAAATCATCATATACAACAACAGGGAACGGGGTGTTACGGTTCGTCTTTCCTTCCCTGCATCAAATTAA
- a CDS encoding two-component system response regulator CreB: MKSTILLIEDETGIADTITYALSTEGFDPLRAETGRQGLDILRDRIISLVILDIGLPDMNGFDILREIRKSWNVPVLILTARTDEIDRILGLELGGDDYMMKPFSPRELTARIRAILRRTAGFGAPSPSEALTPAFTVDTNRRQISYYGAILPLSRYEYEILCLLIRRPGWVFSREQIMEQIWDEPGESFDRTVDAHIKSIRAKLKNVREDSDPIETHRGVGYALKDTP; encoded by the coding sequence ATGAAGTCGACAATACTTCTCATCGAAGACGAAACGGGCATCGCCGATACCATCACGTATGCCCTGTCTACTGAGGGCTTTGACCCTCTCCGGGCCGAAACGGGACGCCAGGGGCTTGATATTCTCCGGGACAGGATCATCAGCCTGGTGATCCTGGATATCGGGCTTCCTGATATGAACGGGTTCGATATCCTCAGGGAAATACGCAAATCATGGAATGTTCCGGTTCTCATCCTCACGGCCCGCACCGACGAAATCGACCGCATCCTGGGCCTGGAGCTGGGGGGCGATGACTATATGATGAAGCCCTTCAGCCCCCGCGAACTGACGGCCCGCATCAGGGCCATTCTCCGCAGAACGGCGGGATTCGGCGCCCCTTCCCCATCGGAGGCTCTGACCCCGGCCTTCACCGTTGACACGAACAGGAGGCAAATTTCGTACTACGGCGCTATCCTGCCCCTCTCCCGATATGAATATGAAATTCTCTGCCTGTTGATCCGCCGCCCGGGATGGGTCTTCTCCCGCGAGCAGATCATGGAGCAGATATGGGACGAGCCCGGGGAAAGCTTTGACAGAACCGTGGACGCCCATATAAAGTCCATACGCGCCAAACTGAAAAACGTCAGGGAGGATAGCGACCCCATAGAAACGCACCGCGGCGTGGGCTATGCCCTGAAGGATACCCCATGA
- a CDS encoding 4Fe-4S ferredoxin, protein MEKTLYEKVREKLDTYSVGMNATPDGVEMDILKRLFEPDEAAIWLHLTEKLEPARVVAQRAEKTEEETDSLLQAMLRKGLLFGKKTGGGYFYAQAPFMHGLFEHRAMNMDADLAKLLDRYFSGAFMPKDRSLRTIPIGSDLNAGKPVLPFDDVKNIIMKKDRIAVFPCACAKHREVLGEDCSMPTEVCMAFDFYADFYVNELGWGRWVDREEALTILIGAERAGLVHQVGGNTGNTECICNCCGDCCGVLRFYKRFPKPSLLAATNYFAVLDRELCTQCGVCIDRCPMEAISDGEGTMLVNRDRCIGCGLCTSTCPAGALALEQKAEDKVFGPPKKFRFMRSSGEFEADVTGA, encoded by the coding sequence ATGGAAAAAACGTTATATGAAAAAGTGCGGGAAAAACTCGATACCTACTCCGTGGGAATGAATGCCACGCCCGACGGCGTGGAAATGGATATACTGAAAAGGCTCTTTGAACCTGACGAGGCCGCCATATGGCTTCACCTCACGGAAAAGCTCGAACCGGCACGGGTCGTCGCGCAGCGCGCTGAAAAAACTGAAGAGGAGACCGACAGCCTGCTCCAGGCCATGCTCCGAAAGGGACTCCTCTTCGGAAAGAAAACCGGGGGAGGATATTTCTATGCCCAGGCCCCCTTCATGCATGGACTCTTTGAGCACCGGGCTATGAACATGGACGCTGACCTGGCGAAGCTTCTGGACAGGTATTTCTCCGGGGCCTTCATGCCCAAGGACCGTTCCCTGAGAACCATTCCTATAGGCAGCGACCTCAATGCTGGTAAGCCGGTCCTTCCCTTTGATGATGTTAAAAATATAATTATGAAAAAGGACAGGATCGCCGTGTTCCCCTGCGCCTGCGCAAAGCACCGCGAGGTCCTGGGCGAAGACTGCTCCATGCCGACCGAGGTATGCATGGCCTTTGACTTCTATGCCGATTTCTATGTCAATGAGCTGGGCTGGGGCCGCTGGGTCGACCGTGAAGAGGCCCTGACCATCCTTATCGGCGCAGAAAGGGCGGGACTGGTTCACCAGGTGGGAGGCAATACGGGGAACACGGAATGTATATGCAACTGCTGCGGCGACTGCTGCGGCGTACTCAGGTTTTACAAGCGGTTCCCGAAACCGTCCCTGCTGGCCGCCACGAATTATTTCGCCGTCCTGGATCGGGAACTGTGCACGCAGTGCGGCGTCTGCATTGACCGGTGTCCCATGGAGGCCATATCTGACGGGGAAGGGACGATGCTGGTGAACCGGGACCGGTGTATCGGCTGCGGGCTCTGTACGAGTACCTGCCCGGCCGGGGCCCTGGCGCTGGAACAGAAGGCCGAGGATAAGGTTTTCGGGCCTCCGAAAAAGTTCCGCTTCATGCGCTCTTCGGGTGAATTCGAGGCTGATGTGACCGGGGCCTGA
- a CDS encoding mechanosensitive ion channel protein MscS → MEQSLQNWIQQIVKTQEAAYVLSKTALFIIAVLTGFAVKWLSRRLFHEAIRKAAQRSRNTFDDILVDSGILQRFYQIIPLIIVYFSVHIIFDKPNMATSILERMLMSAIIVVVILALNNAVDAVDVYYRKLEISKKTPIRSYLQLLKIFLVLTAVIFVIATLMDKSPWWLMSSIGAMTAIVLLIFKDWLLGFVASIQINSNDLVNIGDWIQMPKYNADGDVIDINLNTVQVQNFDKTITSIPTYALISESFINWRGMREAGGRRIKRVIYIDVNSVRFCDRDMLARFKKIRYLGEYISGKEKEIASYNKKLGIARSDMINGRHLTNLGTFRIYVTEYLKHHERIRQDMTLMVRHKDPGEYGIPVEIYAFTADTDWVKYEEIQANIFDHIIAVAPSFGLSLYQNPSGSDVRRVMENLKNPGNKKNQ, encoded by the coding sequence ATGGAACAGTCGCTGCAGAACTGGATTCAACAAATAGTTAAGACACAGGAAGCGGCCTACGTGCTTTCAAAGACCGCCCTCTTCATTATAGCGGTCCTTACAGGCTTCGCGGTCAAATGGCTCTCCCGGCGCCTCTTTCATGAAGCCATCAGGAAGGCGGCACAGCGGAGCCGCAATACCTTCGACGATATCCTGGTAGATTCGGGCATCCTGCAGCGCTTCTACCAGATCATTCCCCTCATAATCGTCTATTTCAGCGTGCACATTATCTTCGACAAACCCAATATGGCAACATCGATCCTGGAGCGCATGCTCATGTCGGCCATCATTGTCGTCGTGATCCTGGCCCTGAACAACGCCGTCGATGCCGTTGACGTCTATTACCGGAAACTTGAAATATCGAAGAAGACCCCCATCAGGAGCTATCTCCAGCTGCTGAAGATATTCCTGGTACTCACGGCCGTCATCTTCGTCATTGCCACACTCATGGACAAGTCGCCCTGGTGGCTCATGAGCAGCATCGGCGCCATGACAGCCATCGTGCTCCTCATTTTCAAGGACTGGCTCCTGGGCTTCGTGGCCAGCATCCAGATCAATTCCAACGACCTGGTGAACATAGGCGACTGGATACAGATGCCCAAATATAACGCCGACGGCGACGTCATCGACATCAACCTCAACACGGTGCAGGTACAGAATTTCGACAAGACCATTACCTCCATACCCACCTACGCCCTCATCTCCGAGTCCTTTATCAACTGGCGCGGCATGCGCGAGGCCGGCGGCCGCAGAATAAAACGCGTCATCTATATCGATGTTAACAGCGTGCGCTTCTGCGACCGGGACATGCTGGCGCGCTTCAAAAAAATCCGTTATCTCGGTGAGTATATTTCCGGGAAGGAAAAAGAGATCGCCAGTTACAATAAAAAACTGGGCATAGCCCGTTCGGACATGATCAACGGAAGGCACCTGACCAACCTGGGAACCTTCCGTATCTACGTGACGGAGTACCTGAAACATCACGAAAGAATCAGGCAGGATATGACCCTCATGGTGCGCCACAAGGACCCCGGTGAATACGGTATCCCCGTTGAAATATACGCCTTTACCGCCGATACCGACTGGGTAAAATATGAGGAAATCCAGGCCAATATCTTCGATCATATAATCGCCGTGGCCCCTTCATTCGGCCTCTCCCTCTACCAGAATCCCAGCGGCAGCGATGTGCGCCGGGTCATGGAAAATCTGAAAAATCCCGGTAATAAAAAAAACCAATAG
- a CDS encoding metallophosphoesterase: MSIPYHPPFLQKDLTEGPPAHRLILSSLGIKITSEGNNMRTAGFIIFFSIFFTIYGSVNFYIFIRGYQALPVKPLLRNTYVILFLVVSLSFIAGRFFEKVSICPFSDACIWIGSIWLAFMLYLFLAVLFFDMLRLANRIVPFYPPYITAHYDTAKLVAAASVFAVTSTLVLAGFINARSPRLTTVDLTVDKKAGNITSLNIALITDIHLGTIISNSRLACIVDLANGIKPDIILLAGDIVDEDLAPVIEKNMGGTLRLLKSRYGTYAVTGNHEYIGGAARAVRYLEDHGITVLRDRSLVIDGSFILAGREDLSMNRFTGVKRKELSRILEGLDAALPVIVMDHQPSRLHEAVSAGVDLQVSGHTHQGQLWPLNRLIDSIWEIGYGYRQIDSTHFYVSCGVGTWGPPVRTGNRPEVVQVRLRFSGK, from the coding sequence ATGAGCATTCCGTACCATCCCCCTTTTCTTCAGAAGGACTTGACAGAGGGGCCCCCGGCACATAGATTGATATTAAGCTCCCTGGGAATAAAAATCACATCAGAAGGAAACAATATGCGCACAGCGGGATTCATCATATTCTTCTCTATCTTCTTCACGATCTACGGTTCCGTGAACTTCTATATTTTCATCCGGGGCTACCAGGCCCTGCCGGTAAAGCCTCTCCTGCGCAATACCTATGTGATCCTCTTCCTCGTGGTTTCCCTTTCCTTCATCGCGGGACGGTTCTTTGAGAAGGTATCCATATGTCCCTTCAGCGACGCCTGCATCTGGATCGGCTCCATCTGGCTGGCCTTCATGCTTTATCTTTTCCTGGCCGTGCTGTTTTTCGACATGCTCCGCCTGGCAAACCGCATCGTTCCCTTTTATCCGCCCTATATAACGGCTCATTATGACACGGCAAAGCTTGTTGCGGCCGCGTCGGTCTTTGCCGTCACCTCGACGCTGGTCCTGGCGGGATTCATCAATGCCCGATCGCCGCGCCTCACCACTGTTGATCTCACCGTGGATAAAAAGGCGGGTAACATCACGTCACTTAACATCGCCCTCATAACCGACATACACCTGGGCACCATCATCAGCAACTCGCGCCTGGCCTGCATCGTGGACCTGGCCAACGGTATCAAGCCCGACATCATTCTCCTGGCGGGAGATATCGTTGACGAAGATCTGGCGCCGGTCATTGAAAAGAATATGGGCGGAACACTGCGCCTGCTGAAATCACGTTACGGAACCTATGCCGTCACGGGCAACCATGAATACATCGGCGGTGCTGCCCGGGCCGTGCGGTACCTGGAAGATCACGGCATCACGGTCCTGCGCGACCGGTCCCTGGTCATTGACGGTTCATTTATTCTCGCGGGCCGCGAAGACCTCTCCATGAACCGTTTCACCGGCGTCAAAAGGAAGGAGCTGTCCCGCATACTGGAAGGCCTTGACGCGGCCCTGCCCGTCATCGTCATGGATCATCAGCCGTCGCGCCTTCATGAGGCCGTTTCCGCCGGCGTAGACCTGCAGGTCTCGGGCCACACGCACCAGGGCCAGTTATGGCCACTGAACAGGCTCATCGATTCCATCTGGGAGATCGGGTACGGATACCGGCAGATCGATTCCACGCATTTCTATGTTTCCTGCGGTGTCGGCACCTGGGGCCCGCCGGTGCGCACCGGTAACCGTCCCGAGGTAGTGCAGGTACGGCTCCGTTTCAGTGGAAAATAA
- a CDS encoding cell filamentation protein Fic, with translation MNELLKKIDKLQKQIDDMRPLNRETVLSLKEYYRIGLTWSSNALEGNTLTESETKVVIEDGLTIGGKPLRDHLEARGHAEAFSHMLGLVDSRTITEDDILMLHRLFYRSIDDAGAGVYRKSQVVISGSQYPLPAPDRIPELMREFTGKTASMRKTDHPVVTAARTHLDFVFIHPFVDGNGRVARLLMNLVLLQEGYTIALISPVVRAAYISSIESARENDADFINLVCRSVYETQKDYIRMMNL, from the coding sequence ATGAACGAGCTTCTTAAAAAGATAGATAAATTACAGAAACAGATTGATGATATGCGTCCCCTGAACAGGGAGACCGTTCTTTCGCTGAAGGAATACTACAGGATCGGTCTCACCTGGTCCAGTAACGCCCTGGAGGGCAATACCCTTACGGAGTCCGAAACGAAGGTCGTCATCGAGGACGGGCTCACCATCGGCGGGAAACCGCTGCGCGATCATCTCGAGGCCCGGGGACATGCCGAGGCTTTTTCGCATATGCTGGGTCTTGTCGATTCCCGGACTATAACGGAAGACGATATCCTCATGCTGCATCGCCTGTTTTACCGGTCAATCGACGATGCCGGGGCAGGGGTATACCGGAAAAGCCAGGTTGTCATTTCCGGTTCGCAGTATCCGCTTCCCGCTCCTGACAGGATACCGGAGCTTATGCGTGAATTTACAGGCAAGACGGCATCGATGCGCAAAACGGATCATCCTGTCGTGACGGCAGCCAGGACTCATCTTGATTTCGTCTTCATACATCCCTTCGTGGACGGCAACGGCCGGGTGGCCCGGCTGCTCATGAACCTGGTACTTCTCCAGGAAGGGTACACTATCGCACTCATCTCCCCGGTCGTGCGTGCCGCGTATATATCCTCCATTGAATCGGCCCGTGAAAACGACGCTGACTTTATTAACCTGGTCTGCCGATCGGTGTACGAAACGCAGAAGGATTATATCAGGATGATGAATCTGTAG
- a CDS encoding nucleotidyltransferase, producing MNQEIVNTLRSSKKYMQDTYNITKLGVFGSFARGDERADSDVDILVEFALTPGMKEFFGVEEYIENLLKRKIDLVREKGIRPELKENILSEVIFI from the coding sequence ATGAACCAGGAAATCGTGAACACGCTCAGATCATCAAAAAAATATATGCAGGATACATATAATATCACGAAATTAGGGGTCTTCGGTTCCTTCGCCAGGGGTGATGAAAGGGCCGATAGTGATGTTGATATCCTGGTTGAATTCGCCCTGACTCCGGGCATGAAAGAATTTTTCGGTGTTGAGGAGTATATTGAAAACCTCCTGAAAAGAAAAATAGATCTTGTCCGTGAGAAGGGTATACGGCCGGAACTAAAGGAAAATATTTTATCCGAGGTCATTTTCATATGA
- a CDS encoding HNH endonuclease gives MPTPDTYIRLTAFKWLHEQVALQGDVLPRDLLTEGFYHNGERITFLGPQGIWKPKIFDVPLSITTVITGPYRDSFSDDGYLLYKYRGTDPHHRDNVGLRKAAQNQVPLIYFNNVIKGRYHAIFPVYIVDDDMKNLTFKVAADDEKFMHIENGFDYVKLQDNIVEQTRRSYITTEVKQRLHQRSFRERVLNAYRDQCSLCALKHRELLDAAHIIPDSDPDGEPLVTNGLSLCKLHHAAFDNNIIGISPDYIVQGREDILRESDGPMLKHGLQGMHEQKIILPGTRQHYPDRELLERRFEMFRKAV, from the coding sequence ATGCCAACCCCCGACACCTACATCCGCCTCACCGCCTTCAAATGGCTCCATGAACAGGTTGCCCTCCAGGGCGATGTGTTGCCCCGTGATCTTCTCACCGAAGGCTTTTACCATAATGGCGAACGAATCACCTTCCTCGGCCCCCAGGGAATCTGGAAGCCGAAAATATTCGATGTACCATTGTCAATTACTACAGTCATAACCGGCCCATACCGTGACAGCTTTTCTGATGATGGATATCTATTGTACAAATATCGCGGCACCGATCCCCATCATCGCGACAATGTGGGTCTCCGGAAAGCCGCGCAAAACCAGGTTCCCCTCATATATTTTAACAATGTCATAAAGGGCCGGTACCATGCAATCTTTCCCGTATACATCGTTGACGACGATATGAAAAACCTCACCTTCAAAGTGGCAGCCGACGATGAAAAGTTCATGCATATCGAAAACGGCTTTGATTATGTAAAACTTCAGGACAACATCGTGGAACAGACCCGTCGATCCTATATCACCACGGAAGTAAAGCAGCGCCTGCATCAGCGTTCTTTCAGGGAACGGGTGCTGAATGCCTACCGGGATCAGTGCTCCCTGTGCGCACTCAAACACCGGGAACTCCTCGACGCGGCCCATATCATTCCCGACAGCGATCCCGATGGAGAGCCCCTGGTAACGAACGGCCTGTCCCTGTGCAAACTGCATCATGCCGCCTTTGATAACAATATCATCGGTATATCCCCGGACTACATTGTACAGGGACGCGAAGACATCCTCCGTGAAAGCGACGGACCCATGCTGAAGCACGGCCTCCAGGGAATGCATGAGCAGAAAATAATCCTGCCCGGCACCCGGCAGCACTATCCCGACAGGGAACTGCTGGAAAGGAGATTCGAGATGTTCCGGAAGGCTGTGTAA